One Vibrio tapetis subsp. tapetis DNA segment encodes these proteins:
- a CDS encoding non-ribosomal peptide synthetase: MTQESSLIKAKLLNRLRNNQPKAEAVTSHRDSRYEPFAMTDMQQAYWLGRGHHLDGGDVAMHLYLEFQNRSYDIERIEWALNEVIARHDMLHAVVLDSEYQQVLQDIPQVNIELLDFSVEPHRLEALRKELAHRKSDLTQWPQNQVVVTKLAENDYRLHLSLDLWCIDGRSYQILLKEFASLYQHGSSDGLGSSTLTFRDYVVYQQSQRDTDTALKAKEYWKQRLETLPSAPSLPAKRNGKEAGQGFERFLTTLPQDQTQQLKAYAQHHGVTLSSVLMTVYSLVLGKWSGDNGFTLNIPRFNRPSVHPDINQVIGEFATFSLLEVSLDTELPFVEQVKNLQNQMMKDMEHSSVSGMELLRSLTQKHGSVANMPVVFTASPELGQEQKQFEDEIAIFGSIKHAISQTPQVDLDCQYFMLKDELNVNWDALVHKFEQGVISAMFDEFERLLCAISSNNANWNTSLKACLPEVQQTMWDGINDTVTPYQLVDWHAVLQDHAYRQPESIAVVCGSDVITWAELYSEVQTMAVNLQAANPQSGLVALFLRKGPAQIMAAYACVIAGYAYLPIDIEAPSERVSSILSESGADVLVYQTDSVLSGLDIQKINVDVLTKGSGEQLSRKDSDADDLAYVIYTSGSTGTPKGVPIKHKGLSNFAQFNQRTFGLNQNDRIMALSAIHHDMSVFDLFSGLLAGATLIVPDEAHRRLPEEWMQLVNAQKVTVWNGVPAAAQKLIATANAQAITLESLRLMILGGDWVPTETPELLKSVAPNCQLYTVGGPTEISVWNIFSKVSHDAGDWPSLPYGRPVDNSGYLILSNDGELAPTWVAGEMLCTGTGVFDGYLYRPDLNEHAFISHPKYGRLYRTGDIGRMRPCGNIEFIGRTDNRVKLNGHRIELSEIEQIAASVSGVIQSVALIITGDHGDRLALCYLADNSPDDTLDVRLKQRMSESLPVALMPQSWLALNEWPLTANNKINRQQLCDWCSSTGQDQQAIESALSVLLAQLWQQLIDENVQYMGDNFFMLGADSITATRLSSLVNDTFGIELSLADIFLSPTIQQQSILIGEKLVQATRQGDE; this comes from the coding sequence ATGACGCAGGAATCGAGTCTAATCAAGGCGAAACTTCTTAATCGGCTCAGGAACAATCAACCAAAGGCCGAGGCTGTTACGTCGCACAGAGATTCACGTTACGAACCGTTCGCCATGACCGATATGCAACAAGCCTATTGGTTAGGAAGAGGTCACCATCTTGACGGTGGTGATGTCGCTATGCATCTGTATTTGGAGTTCCAAAATAGGTCTTATGATATTGAACGGATCGAGTGGGCACTCAATGAGGTGATAGCAAGGCATGACATGTTGCATGCTGTGGTGCTTGATTCGGAATATCAACAAGTTTTGCAAGATATCCCTCAAGTGAATATCGAGCTGTTAGATTTCAGTGTTGAGCCTCACCGTTTAGAGGCTTTACGCAAGGAATTGGCGCATCGGAAATCAGATCTCACTCAGTGGCCACAAAACCAGGTTGTTGTCACAAAACTGGCTGAGAACGACTACCGTCTGCATCTGAGCTTAGATTTATGGTGCATTGATGGTCGAAGCTATCAGATTCTTTTGAAAGAATTCGCCTCTTTGTACCAGCATGGAAGCAGCGATGGTTTGGGTTCATCGACACTGACGTTTAGAGACTATGTTGTGTATCAACAATCTCAGCGAGACACTGACACCGCCCTGAAAGCGAAAGAGTATTGGAAGCAGCGCCTTGAGACGCTCCCGTCAGCGCCGAGTCTGCCAGCGAAGCGTAATGGAAAAGAAGCAGGGCAAGGGTTTGAACGTTTTCTCACTACGTTGCCACAAGATCAGACTCAACAATTAAAAGCCTATGCACAGCATCATGGTGTCACGCTGAGCAGTGTTTTGATGACGGTTTACAGTTTAGTTCTGGGTAAGTGGTCTGGTGACAATGGTTTTACGCTGAATATTCCAAGATTTAATCGACCGAGTGTACACCCTGACATCAATCAGGTAATTGGTGAATTTGCGACATTTTCATTGCTTGAGGTTAGCCTAGATACTGAACTGCCATTCGTTGAGCAGGTGAAAAACCTTCAGAACCAGATGATGAAAGACATGGAACATTCATCTGTGAGTGGTATGGAGTTGTTACGCTCTCTTACGCAAAAGCATGGCAGTGTTGCGAATATGCCTGTGGTGTTCACCGCTTCGCCGGAGCTAGGTCAAGAGCAAAAGCAATTTGAGGATGAGATTGCAATCTTCGGCTCAATCAAACATGCCATCTCTCAAACGCCTCAAGTCGATTTAGATTGCCAGTACTTTATGTTGAAAGATGAACTCAACGTTAATTGGGATGCATTGGTTCACAAGTTCGAACAAGGTGTGATTTCGGCGATGTTTGATGAATTTGAGCGATTGCTGTGCGCTATTTCATCAAACAATGCCAATTGGAACACGTCGTTGAAAGCTTGTCTTCCAGAAGTACAGCAGACTATGTGGGATGGAATCAACGATACGGTTACGCCTTATCAGCTTGTCGATTGGCATGCCGTACTCCAAGATCATGCGTATCGTCAACCTGAAAGTATCGCTGTGGTATGTGGTTCCGATGTGATCACTTGGGCGGAACTGTATTCTGAGGTCCAGACGATGGCCGTCAATTTACAAGCAGCTAACCCACAATCTGGTTTGGTGGCGTTGTTTTTGCGAAAAGGACCAGCCCAAATTATGGCGGCATACGCCTGTGTGATTGCAGGCTACGCCTATCTACCGATTGATATTGAAGCGCCTAGTGAGCGGGTTAGCTCGATTCTTTCAGAGTCTGGTGCTGATGTGCTTGTGTATCAAACGGATTCGGTATTGTCTGGGCTAGATATACAAAAAATCAACGTGGATGTATTGACTAAAGGCTCGGGCGAGCAACTGTCTCGTAAAGACAGCGACGCTGACGATTTAGCGTATGTGATCTACACGTCAGGTTCAACAGGCACGCCAAAAGGGGTCCCGATCAAACATAAAGGGTTAAGCAATTTTGCCCAGTTTAATCAAAGAACATTTGGCCTCAATCAAAATGATCGCATTATGGCGTTGAGTGCCATCCATCATGATATGTCAGTGTTCGACTTATTTAGTGGATTACTGGCGGGCGCGACGCTGATTGTTCCTGACGAGGCGCATCGTCGTTTGCCTGAAGAGTGGATGCAATTGGTAAACGCTCAGAAAGTGACAGTATGGAATGGCGTTCCTGCGGCTGCCCAAAAGTTGATTGCCACGGCAAATGCACAAGCCATCACGTTGGAGAGTTTGAGGCTCATGATCTTAGGTGGTGATTGGGTACCGACAGAGACACCAGAGCTGCTTAAGTCTGTTGCGCCAAACTGCCAACTGTACACCGTTGGTGGTCCTACCGAGATCTCCGTTTGGAATATCTTCTCCAAAGTATCCCACGATGCTGGTGATTGGCCCTCTTTGCCTTATGGACGACCAGTCGATAACAGTGGCTACTTGATCCTCTCTAATGACGGTGAGCTTGCACCGACTTGGGTTGCTGGTGAAATGTTGTGCACTGGCACGGGCGTGTTTGATGGTTATCTGTATCGCCCTGACCTGAATGAACACGCGTTTATCTCACACCCTAAATATGGTCGTCTCTATCGCACGGGTGATATTGGTAGAATGCGCCCTTGTGGAAATATTGAGTTCATTGGTCGAACCGATAACCGAGTGAAATTGAATGGACACCGTATTGAGTTAAGTGAAATAGAGCAAATCGCCGCGAGCGTTTCGGGTGTGATTCAAAGTGTCGCCTTAATTATCACAGGGGATCATGGCGATAGACTTGCCTTGTGTTATCTCGCCGATAATTCGCCAGATGACACACTTGACGTGCGCTTAAAGCAACGCATGTCAGAGTCATTACCTGTGGCGCTGATGCCTCAGAGTTGGTTAGCCCTCAATGAGTGGCCTCTTACGGCCAACAATAAAATTAACAGGCAGCAATTGTGCGATTGGTGCAGCAGTACAGGTCAAGACCAGCAAGCGATTGAAAGCGCGCTGTCTGTTCTTCTTGCTCAGCTTTGGCAGCAATTGATTGATGAGAATGTGCAGTACATGGGCGATAACTTCTTCATGCTAGGGGCTGACTCTATTACCGCGACACGTTTGTCGAGTTTGGTCAACGACACGTTTGGTATTGAACTCTCACTCGCCGACATTTTTCTTTCCCCAACGATTCAACAACAATCGATTTTGATTGGTGAGAAGCTCGTTCAAGCAACGCGTCAAGGAGACGAGTAA
- a CDS encoding type I polyketide synthase, with product MENFKKAQADISILSDLGAVAVIGMSGEFSGCKNIDEFWSLLKSGKSAGRYTSPDNATKIGMPAQKTHDENYVPWSMPIEDVDQFDARAFEMTAVQAETMDPQCRRFLQACWKGIEHAGYNPMKLNTLNAGVIACSNPNGYLGETVTAHLDANHHAKALQVLTGNSNDFLATWAAYKLNLTGPALTVQTACSSSLVAIANACLQLQTYQADLMIAGGAALTLPQEVGYVRQQGSILSQDGQCSPFSQDASGTLNGNAVATVVLKRVEDAVDDGDHIWAVIRGAGINNDGRAKMDFMAPGVEGQSAVMNKALQLADLLPAQIQFIETHGTGTQLGDEIEVRALSKVYGDSQSTKYLGAVKSNIGHANAGAGIAGFIKTVLSLYHGKIAPNAGNTESNPTLNLDAFHFALPKTLLTWPECDVRRAAISSLGFGGTNAHLILEQAPRLKADDQPQQIEPQDTSLLTFSGTSEASLIEQVASWQTWLTENRPNQSELRAASNALMWNRHHFNYRTAAVGHNWQELTASLTDGVLKQGASRLVLAFTGQGAQWKGMGRYLYQNDPIFKSVTDQCDDYLDEALDIYPASSVWKGDVDFNHAFSNAGGAHYYQFCYQFALAKTITAAGVQYDTVVGHSLGEFAAALICGVMTLPEAVSLVCQRGLAIEKHCKGDVGMMAIRLDREAVLSLLPETLDLAVVNGEQQCVVAGCNTELQDFESELKRRNYQTKRLKTTHGFHSRQMMSACEDFRLACECVEFQPVQGDWISSLTGQRLFSVDADYWVKHLTQEVRFDLVIDNLLEHDVAMIECGGTSVLGDLVQAKLTKFSVTTVFSKNEENKWLAESHAIAFCCDRLNGESKRQPPANIPSYCFDTTRFWSEQAPHAVRWQSEVNSKVLSQDEAEEVVDDELTAWLKSLWCAELGAGVTINDDSDFYALGGNSLAAIQICDQLEKQLDLSFPISRFLNQRTFGQFMNTLMALAEEQPEEMENIR from the coding sequence ATGGAAAATTTTAAAAAGGCTCAAGCGGACATCAGTATCTTATCCGATTTGGGGGCAGTTGCCGTTATCGGTATGTCAGGCGAATTTTCTGGCTGTAAAAACATTGATGAGTTCTGGTCTCTCTTAAAATCTGGAAAAAGCGCTGGGCGTTATACCTCTCCCGACAACGCGACGAAAATAGGTATGCCCGCACAGAAAACTCATGATGAAAATTATGTTCCGTGGTCAATGCCCATTGAAGATGTAGACCAGTTTGATGCCCGTGCTTTTGAAATGACGGCAGTACAGGCAGAGACAATGGATCCTCAATGTCGTCGATTCCTTCAAGCGTGTTGGAAAGGAATAGAGCACGCGGGCTATAACCCAATGAAGCTTAATACTCTGAACGCTGGGGTCATCGCTTGCAGTAATCCGAACGGTTATTTAGGGGAAACGGTTACCGCACATTTGGATGCAAACCATCATGCCAAAGCATTGCAAGTGCTAACTGGTAACAGTAATGACTTTTTAGCGACCTGGGCAGCCTACAAACTTAACTTAACTGGACCAGCATTGACCGTTCAGACGGCGTGTTCAAGCTCATTGGTTGCTATCGCGAACGCCTGCTTACAGCTTCAGACTTATCAAGCGGATTTGATGATTGCGGGTGGGGCAGCGTTAACTTTACCTCAAGAGGTCGGTTACGTTCGTCAGCAAGGCAGTATTTTGTCTCAAGATGGGCAGTGTTCACCGTTTAGCCAAGATGCTTCGGGCACCTTGAATGGCAATGCGGTGGCTACGGTAGTGTTAAAGCGCGTGGAAGATGCCGTTGATGATGGTGACCATATTTGGGCTGTGATTCGTGGTGCTGGAATTAATAATGATGGGCGAGCCAAGATGGACTTTATGGCTCCTGGTGTTGAGGGGCAGTCTGCCGTGATGAACAAAGCTTTGCAGTTGGCAGATCTGTTGCCTGCTCAAATTCAATTCATTGAAACACACGGAACCGGGACTCAACTTGGCGATGAAATAGAAGTTCGCGCTCTGAGTAAAGTGTACGGGGATTCACAGTCCACGAAATACCTTGGTGCTGTAAAAAGCAACATAGGTCATGCCAACGCAGGAGCGGGCATTGCTGGTTTTATTAAAACGGTGCTGTCTCTTTACCATGGAAAAATTGCACCCAATGCAGGCAATACCGAGTCTAATCCTACTTTGAACCTTGACGCGTTTCACTTTGCATTACCAAAAACTTTGCTTACATGGCCGGAGTGTGATGTTCGACGGGCAGCGATCAGCTCACTTGGTTTTGGTGGCACCAACGCACACCTTATTTTAGAACAAGCGCCGCGCTTGAAAGCCGATGATCAGCCCCAACAGATTGAGCCTCAAGATACCAGCCTATTAACGTTTAGTGGCACAAGTGAAGCGTCATTAATCGAACAAGTTGCTTCGTGGCAAACTTGGCTGACAGAAAATAGACCAAACCAATCTGAGCTGCGTGCCGCAAGCAACGCGTTGATGTGGAATCGACATCATTTTAACTATCGTACCGCGGCAGTGGGGCATAACTGGCAAGAGCTTACAGCGTCGTTAACTGATGGCGTATTAAAGCAAGGCGCAAGTCGATTGGTTCTTGCCTTTACTGGTCAGGGAGCGCAATGGAAAGGCATGGGGCGTTACCTGTATCAAAATGATCCGATATTTAAATCGGTGACTGATCAATGTGATGATTATCTTGACGAAGCACTCGATATTTACCCGGCGTCTTCGGTGTGGAAAGGGGACGTCGATTTCAACCATGCTTTTTCTAATGCTGGTGGCGCACATTATTACCAGTTCTGTTATCAATTTGCTTTGGCGAAAACCATAACGGCTGCAGGTGTTCAATATGACACTGTGGTTGGTCACAGCCTTGGAGAATTCGCCGCGGCGTTAATTTGTGGCGTGATGACTTTGCCAGAAGCGGTGTCGTTAGTATGCCAGCGTGGCTTAGCCATTGAAAAGCACTGTAAAGGTGACGTGGGAATGATGGCCATACGTCTAGACCGAGAGGCAGTACTGTCGCTTTTGCCAGAAACACTTGATCTTGCTGTCGTGAATGGTGAACAGCAGTGTGTTGTTGCGGGTTGTAATACGGAACTTCAAGATTTTGAGTCCGAGCTGAAGCGTAGAAATTATCAAACAAAGCGACTCAAGACCACACATGGTTTCCATTCCAGACAGATGATGTCGGCATGTGAAGATTTTCGCTTAGCATGTGAATGTGTTGAGTTCCAACCGGTACAAGGTGATTGGATAAGCTCCTTAACCGGTCAACGATTGTTTAGCGTCGATGCGGATTATTGGGTTAAACATCTCACTCAGGAAGTGCGCTTTGACTTGGTGATCGACAACTTGTTGGAGCACGATGTTGCAATGATTGAATGTGGTGGCACCAGCGTGTTGGGTGACCTTGTTCAAGCAAAGCTCACCAAATTTTCTGTTACCACGGTATTTTCGAAAAATGAGGAAAATAAGTGGTTGGCAGAGTCTCACGCCATCGCCTTTTGTTGCGATCGTTTGAACGGCGAGTCCAAACGCCAGCCACCGGCTAACATTCCCAGTTACTGTTTTGATACAACTCGTTTTTGGAGTGAGCAAGCTCCACATGCGGTTCGCTGGCAAAGTGAAGTAAATAGCAAAGTGTTGTCACAAGATGAGGCCGAAGAGGTTGTCGACGATGAACTTACCGCTTGGCTTAAATCTTTGTGGTGCGCCGAGTTAGGTGCGGGAGTCACCATTAACGATGACAGCGATTTTTATGCGTTGGGGGGGAATTCACTGGCCGCGATTCAAATCTGCGATCAGCTTGAGAAGCAGCTAGACCTTTCGTTTCCGATCAGCCGCTTTCTAAATCAACGCACTTTCGGCCAATTTATGAATACGTTAATGGCATTGGCTGAAGAACAACCAGAAGAGATGGAGAACATCCGATGA
- a CDS encoding condensation domain-containing protein: MGIALKLLQSMRSEGIFLHITDDGNLGYEAQRSLTSEEVDLLKGNKSQLVTLLKASVSNDEASLKCTPQCSISQENMYLLCQKDSINASYNLCFSLCFEQQPDIERLKKALAFIQAKQPALRSGFERQDGDVVMFRRAVDEVPFESIELQEKNYDTWLKKVSQAPFDLSSPPLWQFFFVETEQTSRLVIIVHHIVWDGWSSALFREQLSHAYGQNLNATEVQEHSGSDRFAQYQRDASGQGEWLQSLEYWKTLLASAPMQNDWLTRKAPKSSRAGHVDHRIGMDLIKHVQHHQQFNALLSAWFLALGRQYCCNRMVLGVAVANRDCHNEIESSLGYFNNVVPVTQNHLLTTSAKQLMESVKGQWLESIAHQGVPFGHIVNSVQHERTGHDNPLTQVVIGYQSFDWDEEHADLPHTLEAAKNSYAKLPLSIQMATINGQLTINVEYDPNWYEEAEIHTLLLRFEHALNEFSLVSEPKPEQAWMKGAELPKPLDLPKNLAEMLEKTAQINPDKLLTFVAVDGARSVLTYSQLYQKAKTVAGQLQQGKNWSHAGRPVIVLAADLQQYLVNFWGVVIAGGQPATINAPQVETQEGLTKIYDAFVQLNQALIVCCEAGKGAIADLLKQTDDVQIVVPNHLPLQSYVQCAIDENSPGIIQLSSGSTGKSKCIQQSHQTIVEYCDLITQTREQRSTDVSLNWMGFDHVGGLLFTHLRDTYLGCEQVHVSTPYVLQSPLRWLALVEECKVTHSWCPNFAYKMMITEATSSNQRYDLSSLKELINGGEMVVAETVRRFTEAFTPWGLKSNVLTPAFGMAESCTVISTKPINQGEAFSLPSYSIDSQDEYTQIGHSEFVSLGKAVANTEIRIANEHNEVVKEFEVGKMQLRGPSITMGYFESPELNQKAFVGDGWFDTGDCGVIAGGELYLTGRMQESIVLNGMNFFNHDIEALVGSVDGVDETCVAAVGYQDHGDSAVVFYVATSQSSLDELEDRIRRQLGEKLQFYPTELVILEYGGFLKTTAGKIQRRKMVERWLLEKALNDNPIAMVRLLPVPIPQQKIERVSPISTVDLVGGRACSNRTVVAVMANDIELLIRSKGEIQQALHHGRINQLVLLAERALGPVLELWAQAYQSMAIDTSIQIVTCQSPMNVHSLPKHSTIKRLHFDGVNGFEDREFMTDWRQVNESQTLKTDTYSVVTGASGGIAHHLIQELVNQGEFVVLLSRSKPEITNTLLTGQYLWIRTDFSDERSLDEYWKERRTDAPQLKQAPRRVYHLAAQFHRDSIDDLDLTTLSEVKAVNEGGLIKLVSLLRGYINSESIQWLVFGSLNGVRGGHQSLSYNLSQAATRSAVERLREQGLSASWLGWSAWEDTGMSVGEVDTTALKQAGLQSLQAKDCMNMLSSLLALPSGDYLIGTKEKNGEVQPTVELSPSEAGGINKTSLASLRKVWQELLGRNDIPANQSFFELGGSSILLYKLQHLIEKELGYQNVMMADLFSAPTLQSMTLMLTRLTPQEATTPNEPLEKDNRAVRNASVKERFKRRMNK, encoded by the coding sequence ATGGGAATCGCGTTAAAACTATTGCAATCAATGCGATCAGAAGGCATTTTTTTGCATATTACTGATGATGGAAATCTGGGCTATGAAGCGCAGCGTTCATTGACCAGTGAAGAAGTTGATCTTTTGAAGGGAAACAAATCGCAACTGGTGACCTTGTTAAAAGCGTCAGTGTCGAATGACGAGGCTTCACTCAAATGCACACCTCAATGTTCTATCTCACAAGAAAATATGTATTTGTTGTGTCAAAAGGATTCGATTAACGCGAGTTATAACTTGTGTTTTTCCCTGTGTTTTGAACAACAACCTGACATCGAACGTTTAAAAAAAGCCTTAGCATTTATACAGGCTAAGCAACCCGCGTTGCGCAGTGGTTTTGAGCGTCAGGATGGTGATGTCGTCATGTTTCGTCGTGCAGTCGATGAGGTTCCTTTTGAATCGATCGAGCTGCAAGAAAAAAACTATGACACTTGGCTTAAAAAGGTGAGTCAAGCGCCGTTTGATCTTAGTTCGCCACCTCTATGGCAGTTTTTCTTTGTTGAAACGGAACAAACAAGCAGGTTGGTCATTATTGTTCATCATATTGTTTGGGATGGTTGGAGTTCCGCATTATTTCGCGAGCAGTTAAGCCACGCTTACGGGCAGAACTTAAATGCCACCGAGGTGCAAGAACACTCAGGTTCAGATCGCTTTGCACAGTATCAACGTGACGCTAGTGGGCAAGGTGAATGGCTGCAAAGTCTCGAATACTGGAAAACTCTGCTCGCATCAGCACCGATGCAGAATGATTGGTTAACAAGAAAAGCACCCAAAAGCAGCCGAGCGGGTCATGTAGATCACCGTATTGGTATGGATTTGATAAAGCACGTTCAGCATCACCAACAATTTAATGCATTGTTATCAGCGTGGTTTTTGGCCTTAGGACGTCAATATTGTTGCAACCGAATGGTGTTAGGGGTTGCGGTTGCAAATCGTGATTGTCACAACGAAATCGAATCCAGTTTGGGCTACTTCAACAATGTGGTTCCCGTTACCCAAAACCACCTATTAACTACGTCCGCTAAGCAGCTGATGGAATCAGTTAAAGGGCAATGGTTGGAGAGCATTGCTCATCAAGGAGTCCCTTTTGGCCATATTGTCAATTCAGTTCAACATGAGCGAACTGGCCATGATAATCCGTTAACACAAGTTGTTATTGGCTACCAAAGCTTCGATTGGGACGAAGAACATGCTGATCTTCCTCACACGTTAGAGGCGGCGAAAAACTCTTATGCCAAACTGCCACTGTCGATACAAATGGCGACGATCAACGGACAATTGACGATAAACGTGGAGTACGATCCAAATTGGTATGAAGAAGCAGAGATTCATACCTTACTCTTGCGGTTTGAGCATGCGTTGAACGAATTTTCGTTGGTGTCTGAACCAAAACCTGAGCAAGCTTGGATGAAAGGTGCTGAGTTACCAAAGCCGTTGGATCTGCCGAAAAATCTAGCGGAAATGCTAGAAAAGACGGCCCAAATTAACCCAGATAAGTTACTCACTTTCGTAGCGGTTGATGGGGCTCGGAGTGTTTTGACTTATTCCCAACTTTATCAAAAAGCCAAAACAGTGGCTGGGCAATTGCAACAAGGGAAAAATTGGTCTCATGCCGGGCGTCCGGTGATCGTTCTTGCCGCAGATTTACAACAATATCTGGTGAATTTTTGGGGGGTGGTCATAGCTGGGGGGCAACCTGCCACAATCAATGCACCACAAGTGGAAACGCAGGAAGGCTTAACAAAAATCTACGATGCGTTTGTTCAGCTCAATCAAGCGTTGATCGTCTGTTGCGAGGCTGGAAAAGGTGCTATTGCCGATTTGCTGAAACAAACAGACGATGTCCAGATTGTGGTTCCGAACCACTTGCCTCTACAGAGTTACGTCCAGTGTGCGATTGATGAGAATAGCCCTGGGATCATTCAGCTTTCGTCCGGTTCAACGGGCAAAAGCAAGTGCATTCAACAAAGCCATCAAACGATTGTTGAATATTGCGATTTGATCACCCAAACCCGAGAGCAACGTTCAACGGATGTCTCTCTGAATTGGATGGGATTTGATCACGTTGGTGGCTTATTGTTTACGCACCTGCGTGATACTTACCTCGGATGCGAGCAAGTGCATGTTTCAACCCCTTATGTGCTCCAGTCACCTTTACGATGGCTTGCTTTAGTTGAAGAGTGCAAAGTGACCCACAGTTGGTGCCCTAACTTTGCTTACAAAATGATGATCACTGAAGCGACATCCTCGAATCAACGTTATGACCTTTCTTCACTTAAAGAGTTAATCAATGGCGGTGAAATGGTGGTCGCTGAAACGGTGCGCCGATTTACTGAAGCATTTACTCCATGGGGGTTGAAGTCGAACGTTTTAACGCCTGCTTTTGGTATGGCGGAGTCGTGCACAGTTATCTCGACGAAACCAATCAATCAAGGTGAGGCTTTTTCACTACCTAGTTATTCGATTGATAGCCAAGATGAATATACCCAGATTGGGCACAGCGAATTTGTGTCATTGGGTAAGGCCGTTGCCAACACCGAAATACGTATCGCGAATGAGCACAATGAAGTCGTTAAAGAGTTTGAAGTGGGAAAAATGCAACTGCGTGGTCCTTCAATCACCATGGGGTACTTTGAATCGCCAGAATTGAATCAAAAGGCGTTTGTTGGAGATGGCTGGTTTGATACTGGGGACTGTGGTGTCATCGCTGGGGGGGAGCTATATCTGACCGGAAGGATGCAAGAGAGCATTGTTCTTAATGGCATGAATTTCTTTAACCATGATATTGAAGCCTTGGTTGGTTCGGTTGATGGTGTTGACGAAACCTGTGTGGCTGCTGTTGGCTATCAGGATCATGGGGATTCGGCGGTCGTATTTTACGTAGCAACATCTCAAAGCAGTTTGGATGAGTTAGAAGATCGCATTCGCAGACAGTTGGGTGAAAAACTGCAATTTTACCCGACTGAACTCGTGATACTTGAATATGGAGGTTTTCTCAAAACAACCGCAGGAAAAATTCAGCGCCGTAAAATGGTTGAACGCTGGCTCCTGGAAAAAGCGTTAAATGACAACCCGATCGCGATGGTTCGGCTACTTCCTGTTCCTATTCCTCAACAAAAGATCGAACGTGTTTCGCCAATTTCAACGGTTGATCTAGTTGGTGGTCGTGCCTGCTCGAACAGAACCGTTGTGGCAGTGATGGCCAATGACATTGAGTTGCTAATACGTAGTAAGGGTGAGATTCAACAAGCACTTCATCACGGAAGAATCAATCAACTTGTGCTGTTAGCCGAGAGAGCTTTAGGACCCGTCCTGGAGCTTTGGGCGCAGGCATATCAGTCGATGGCCATAGATACGTCGATCCAGATAGTAACCTGTCAATCCCCTATGAATGTTCATTCGTTGCCGAAACATTCCACGATCAAACGTCTTCATTTTGATGGCGTGAATGGTTTCGAAGACCGCGAGTTCATGACGGATTGGCGGCAGGTGAACGAGTCACAGACGTTAAAAACAGACACCTATTCAGTGGTAACGGGGGCGTCGGGTGGCATAGCACATCATCTTATTCAAGAACTTGTGAATCAAGGTGAGTTTGTTGTGCTGCTTTCTCGCTCCAAGCCAGAGATCACCAACACATTACTTACAGGGCAGTATCTATGGATTCGTACCGATTTTTCCGATGAGAGATCATTGGATGAGTATTGGAAGGAGCGTCGAACCGATGCGCCGCAATTAAAGCAGGCTCCTCGACGTGTTTATCACTTGGCCGCGCAATTTCATCGTGATTCCATCGATGATTTGGATCTGACCACACTTTCAGAGGTCAAAGCGGTAAACGAAGGAGGCTTGATAAAGTTGGTCTCTTTGTTACGCGGTTACATTAATTCTGAATCAATTCAATGGCTTGTGTTTGGTTCGTTAAATGGTGTGCGTGGGGGACATCAAAGCCTTTCTTACAACTTGTCACAAGCGGCAACACGAAGCGCTGTTGAAAGACTTAGGGAGCAGGGATTATCAGCTTCTTGGTTGGGTTGGAGTGCGTGGGAAGACACTGGGATGTCAGTCGGTGAAGTGGACACTACGGCGCTGAAACAGGCTGGATTACAAAGTCTTCAAGCTAAGGATTGCATGAACATGTTGTCTAGCCTCCTTGCTCTTCCATCGGGTGATTACCTGATTGGAACAAAAGAAAAAAACGGCGAAGTACAACCTACCGTTGAGTTAAGTCCTTCAGAGGCTGGGGGGATCAATAAAACGAGTCTAGCATCGTTGCGTAAGGTTTGGCAGGAGCTACTCGGGCGTAATGATATTCCAGCTAACCAGAGCTTTTTTGAGTTAGGGGGGAGCTCGATTTTGCTCTACAAGCTTCAGCATCTTATCGAAAAGGAATTGGGATATCAAAACGTCATGATGGCGGATCTTTTCTCAGCGCCTACCTTGCAGTCAATGACATTGATGTTGACTAGGCTCACCCCGCAAGAGGCGACTACGCCAAATGAACCACTCGAAAAAGATAATCGCGCGGTGCGTAATGCGTCAGTCAAAGAGCGATTTAAGCGACGGATGAATAAATAA